One segment of Pelomicrobium methylotrophicum DNA contains the following:
- a CDS encoding septal ring lytic transglycosylase RlpA family protein, with translation MREKGEAIRKEGEKAVSRFARHLQRSTLNAQLVSLLIPRPSLLLGISLVAALFLGGCGSVPKRGPEAIERLPPESVPPRGGYYLDDGPGDNPPPNLDAIPDAVPRPEPIRAANTRPYEALGRIYYPMTELRPFKQRGMASWYGRRYHGRKTASGEPYDMYAMTAAHPTLPLPSYARVTNLDNGKSVVVRINDRGPFLSDRIIDLSYTAAYKLGILTDGSALVEVETILPDPQPTTQTVQAGAAAKAVEPVASSGPPSAVKGAGPAPTPVATAPSGYYLQLGAFGSRENAEVFLGRLRAQLDWLASSLQLAFHERLFRVQAGPYPDAASAREAADRVAAVLSLRPLLVVR, from the coding sequence ATGCGGGAGAAAGGAGAAGCGATCAGGAAGGAAGGCGAAAAGGCGGTTTCGCGCTTCGCCCGCCATCTCCAACGCTCGACGCTTAACGCTCAGCTCGTCTCACTCCTCATTCCCCGCCCCTCCCTGCTCCTGGGGATCAGCCTCGTCGCGGCCCTCTTCCTCGGCGGCTGCGGCAGCGTGCCCAAGCGCGGCCCGGAAGCCATCGAGCGCCTGCCGCCGGAAAGCGTGCCCCCGCGGGGGGGCTATTACTTAGACGACGGGCCCGGCGACAACCCGCCGCCCAACCTGGACGCGATCCCCGATGCGGTGCCGCGGCCGGAGCCCATCCGCGCCGCCAATACCCGTCCCTACGAGGCCCTGGGGCGCATCTACTACCCCATGACGGAACTGAGGCCATTCAAGCAGCGGGGAATGGCTTCGTGGTACGGCCGGCGCTACCACGGCCGCAAGACCGCCTCGGGAGAGCCCTACGACATGTACGCCATGACCGCGGCCCACCCCACGTTGCCGCTGCCCAGCTACGCGCGGGTGACCAATCTCGACAACGGGAAGTCCGTGGTGGTCCGAATCAACGACCGCGGGCCGTTCCTCTCCGACCGCATCATCGACCTCTCGTACACCGCGGCCTACAAGCTGGGGATCCTCACCGACGGCAGCGCCCTGGTCGAGGTGGAAACCATTCTGCCGGATCCGCAGCCGACGACCCAAACCGTCCAAGCCGGCGCTGCAGCCAAGGCCGTCGAGCCCGTGGCCTCTAGCGGTCCCCCTTCCGCTGTCAAGGGCGCCGGCCCCGCGCCCACCCCGGTCGCAACCGCGCCGAGCGGCTACTATTTACAGTTGGGGGCGTTCGGCTCCCGGGAGAACGCTGAGGTCTTCCTAGGGCGGCTGCGGGCCCAGCTCGACTGGCTTGCGAGCTCTTTGCAACTTGCCTTCCACGAGCGTCTGTTCCGGGTCCAAGCCGGCCCCTATCCCGACGCCGCGTCGGCGCGGGAGGCCGCGGACCGCGTCGCGGCCGTTCTCA
- the rodA gene encoding rod shape-determining protein RodA, with protein sequence MSPTIKRFLRFVTERVDGFLLTGIALLLTTGLITLYSASGASTVRVMAQGVNMLVALAIMWGVALVPSQHLERAAVPLYLLGFALLVAVALFGEVVNGARRWLDLGFTRIQPSELMKVAVPMLLAWFFARKEESPRLVDFGVAALLLAVPMGLIARQPDLGTAILIGASGFYVLFLAGLSWRVMAALAVAALASLPVLWSVLHDYQRQRILTLLDPAQDPLGAGYHTIQSTIAVGSGAIAGKGWLHGTQSHLDFLPERTTDFIFAVYAEEFGFIGNLLLLLMYLLVIGRGLYIAAHASTQFGRLLAGAITLTFFTYAFVNMGMVSGILPVVGVPLPLISYGGTSIVTLLLGFGMLMSIHTTKKLVQT encoded by the coding sequence ATGAGCCCAACGATTAAGCGCTTTCTCCGCTTCGTGACCGAGCGCGTGGACGGGTTCCTGCTGACCGGCATCGCGCTGCTACTGACCACAGGGTTGATCACCCTCTATAGCGCCTCTGGCGCGAGCACGGTCCGCGTGATGGCACAGGGAGTCAACATGCTGGTGGCGCTCGCCATCATGTGGGGGGTGGCGCTGGTCCCGTCCCAGCATCTCGAGCGCGCCGCCGTGCCCCTGTATCTCCTGGGGTTCGCGCTGCTCGTCGCGGTAGCCCTTTTCGGCGAGGTGGTCAACGGGGCGCGACGCTGGCTGGACCTGGGCTTCACGCGCATCCAGCCCTCGGAGCTCATGAAAGTGGCCGTGCCCATGCTGCTTGCCTGGTTCTTCGCCCGCAAGGAGGAATCACCGCGGCTCGTGGATTTCGGGGTGGCAGCGCTCTTGCTCGCTGTCCCCATGGGCCTCATCGCGCGCCAGCCGGATCTAGGAACCGCCATCCTCATTGGCGCCTCCGGTTTCTACGTCCTGTTCCTGGCAGGCCTTTCGTGGCGGGTCATGGCAGCGCTGGCAGTGGCCGCGCTGGCGAGCCTTCCGGTCCTGTGGTCGGTGCTGCACGACTACCAGCGCCAGCGCATCCTCACCCTGCTCGACCCGGCGCAGGATCCCCTGGGCGCGGGCTATCACACCATCCAGTCCACCATCGCCGTCGGCTCCGGCGCCATCGCCGGCAAGGGCTGGCTCCATGGCACCCAGTCCCACCTGGACTTCCTACCCGAGCGCACCACCGACTTCATCTTCGCCGTGTATGCCGAGGAGTTCGGCTTCATCGGCAATCTTCTGCTGCTCCTGATGTACCTGTTGGTGATCGGCCGAGGGCTCTATATCGCGGCCCATGCTTCCACCCAGTTCGGGCGGCTGCTCGCGGGCGCCATCACGCTCACTTTCTTTACCTACGCCTTCGTCAACATGGGCATGGTGAGCGGAATCCTCCCGGTGGTGGGCGTGCCCCTGCCGCTCATCTCCTACGGCGGCACCTCCATAGTGACGCTGCTCCTGGGCTTCGGTATGCTCATGAGCATTCACACGACCAAGAAGCTGGTACAAACGTGA
- the mrdA gene encoding penicillin-binding protein 2: MNRRVELKNTQQELYNFRLRLAIAGLAVLLAFAVLAGRFFYLQVLQREHYQTLAEANRISLVPIVPNRGIIVDRNGEVLAANYSAYTLEITPAKVRDLDALIDELATVVEITPKDRRRFKRLLEEAKSFESLPIRTRLSDEEAARFAANRFRFPNVEIRARLFRQYPRGEVASHVVGYIGRINDRDIEELKERGEYANYRGSDYIGRVGIEQSYEQELHGITGVEQVEVDASGRALRTLSRTPPVAGNTLTLALDIRLQEVAEQAFGDYRGALVAIEPSTGGVLALVSKPGYDPNLFVEGIDPQSWKALNESPDRPLNNRALRGQYPPGSTFKPFMALAGLELGKRTPNFTISDPGWFSLPGSSRRYRDWKPGGHGLVDLHKSLVVSCDTYYYGLAVDLGIDAIHAFMSKFGFGRKTGIDIEGELSGLLPSQEWKWKRFRDKWYAGDTVSVGIGQGYMLATPMQLAQATAILANGGTAFRPHLVSSIKNTATGEVRRIAAQPLYTVALNPENLRRVKDALVDVTRPGGTAARAGANAEYEFAGKTGTAQVIGMKPGEKYDEKKIREEHRDHALFVAYAPADAPRIALAILVENGGHGGSTAAPIARAVFDYYLLGKLPNPWPPKTEVSNEPND; this comes from the coding sequence ATGAACCGCCGGGTCGAGCTCAAGAACACGCAGCAGGAGCTCTACAATTTTCGTCTGCGGCTGGCGATCGCCGGCCTCGCCGTTCTGCTGGCATTCGCGGTGCTGGCGGGGCGCTTTTTCTACCTGCAAGTCCTCCAGCGGGAGCACTACCAGACGCTGGCCGAGGCGAACCGCATATCGCTGGTGCCCATCGTCCCCAACCGGGGCATTATCGTGGACCGCAACGGGGAGGTGCTGGCAGCCAACTACTCGGCCTACACGCTGGAGATCACACCCGCCAAGGTGCGCGACCTGGATGCCCTCATCGATGAGCTGGCGACCGTGGTAGAGATCACGCCGAAGGACCGGCGCCGGTTCAAGCGCCTGCTGGAAGAGGCCAAAAGCTTCGAGAGCCTGCCGATCCGCACGCGCCTGTCCGACGAGGAGGCGGCACGCTTCGCCGCCAACCGTTTCCGCTTCCCCAACGTGGAGATCCGCGCGCGGCTCTTCCGCCAGTATCCCAGAGGCGAGGTCGCCTCCCACGTGGTAGGCTACATCGGGCGGATCAACGACCGGGACATCGAAGAGCTGAAGGAACGGGGGGAATACGCCAACTACCGCGGTTCGGACTACATCGGGCGCGTCGGTATCGAGCAGAGCTACGAGCAGGAGCTGCACGGCATCACGGGCGTCGAGCAGGTGGAGGTCGACGCTTCCGGCCGGGCGTTGCGAACCCTGTCGCGCACGCCACCGGTCGCCGGCAACACGCTCACGCTGGCCCTCGACATCCGCCTGCAGGAAGTGGCCGAGCAGGCCTTCGGCGATTACCGGGGGGCGCTGGTGGCCATCGAACCCTCCACCGGCGGCGTCCTGGCGCTGGTTTCGAAGCCGGGCTATGACCCGAACCTGTTCGTCGAGGGCATCGACCCCCAGAGCTGGAAGGCCCTGAACGAGTCCCCCGACCGCCCGCTCAACAACCGGGCCTTGCGAGGGCAGTATCCGCCGGGCTCCACGTTCAAGCCTTTCATGGCCTTGGCGGGCCTGGAGCTCGGCAAGCGCACCCCCAACTTCACCATCAGCGACCCGGGCTGGTTCTCGCTACCGGGATCGAGCCGCCGCTACCGGGACTGGAAGCCCGGCGGCCACGGCCTAGTGGATCTGCACAAGTCGCTGGTGGTCTCCTGCGACACGTACTATTACGGGCTGGCCGTGGATCTCGGCATCGATGCCATCCACGCCTTCATGAGCAAGTTCGGCTTCGGCAGGAAGACCGGCATCGACATCGAGGGGGAGCTCTCCGGCCTGCTGCCCTCTCAAGAATGGAAGTGGAAACGCTTCCGCGACAAGTGGTATGCAGGAGACACCGTGTCGGTGGGGATCGGCCAGGGCTACATGCTGGCCACCCCTATGCAGCTCGCGCAGGCCACCGCCATCCTCGCCAACGGTGGCACCGCTTTCCGCCCTCACTTAGTGAGCTCCATCAAGAACACCGCGACGGGCGAGGTCCGACGCATCGCCGCGCAGCCTCTCTATACCGTGGCGCTGAACCCCGAAAACCTGCGGCGCGTGAAAGACGCCCTGGTGGACGTCACCCGTCCAGGCGGCACCGCGGCGCGTGCGGGGGCCAACGCCGAGTATGAGTTCGCCGGCAAGACCGGCACTGCCCAGGTGATCGGGATGAAACCGGGCGAGAAATACGACGAAAAGAAAATCCGGGAGGAACACCGCGACCACGCCCTGTTCGTCGCCTACGCCCCGGCAGACGCACCCCGGATCGCCCTAGCCATCCTGGTGGAGAATGGAGGACACGGAGGCTCCACCGCGGCGCCCATCGCCCGCGCCGTATTCGACTACTATCTCCTCGGCAAGCTGCCAAACCCCTGGCCGCCCAAGACGGAGGTATCGAATGAGCCCAACGATTAA
- the mreD gene encoding rod shape-determining protein MreD, translated as MAVAPSRAEELLLPVRPGFIALTFIGAALLALLPWSGTALLVRPDFVAVVLLYWCIREPRRVGIGIAWALGLLMDVGYATLFGQNALAYSVLAFLGLTWRRRVLMFGPGGQVLHVAPMLVAEELVSLLVALAGGAPFPGWAVFLAALTGAALWPALSLLFTLPQKPKADPDAL; from the coding sequence ATGGCGGTTGCCCCTTCCAGAGCTGAGGAATTGCTGCTGCCGGTCCGTCCCGGCTTCATCGCCCTGACCTTCATCGGGGCGGCGCTGCTTGCGCTGCTCCCTTGGTCTGGCACGGCACTTCTGGTGCGACCGGACTTCGTGGCCGTGGTTCTGCTCTACTGGTGTATCCGCGAGCCGCGCCGGGTGGGTATCGGCATCGCCTGGGCGCTGGGGCTGCTCATGGACGTGGGTTACGCCACGCTCTTCGGCCAGAACGCCCTGGCCTATTCGGTGCTCGCGTTCCTGGGACTCACCTGGAGGCGCCGGGTGCTGATGTTCGGGCCCGGCGGCCAGGTGCTGCACGTGGCACCGATGCTCGTCGCGGAGGAGCTGGTTTCCCTGCTGGTGGCGCTGGCGGGCGGCGCGCCCTTCCCCGGCTGGGCCGTGTTCCTGGCAGCCCTCACCGGCGCTGCGTTGTGGCCGGCGCTCTCCCTGTTGTTCACCCTCCCCCAGAAGCCCAAGGCAGACCCCGACGCGCTATGA
- the mreC gene encoding rod shape-determining protein MreC: MEYGLPPFFKRGPSPLARLSLFIALSVLLLVTDARYRYLDALRDGASLALYPLQRIATAPGAVYHRVQDFFVTQSQLAQENARLRQEQLRMSARLQRLEALEAENAHLRALLKARDQHAQKAVAAEILYAERNPFSRKILVDKGSIHDVVAGQVVIDAAGVVGQVTRVYPLLSEVTLITDKDHAVPVQVVRTGFRAIVFGSEDGALELRYLPLSADIETGDLLVTSGIDSVYPAGLPVARVTKIERDAGQSFARIVCQPVAGVAQHRQVLILTREEAVPARPAEAPAESPKAARKER; this comes from the coding sequence ATGGAATACGGCCTGCCCCCGTTCTTCAAACGCGGCCCCAGCCCCCTTGCCCGCCTAAGCCTGTTCATTGCCTTGTCGGTCCTGCTGCTGGTGACCGACGCCCGCTACCGCTACCTGGATGCGCTGCGCGACGGGGCGTCGCTGGCGCTCTATCCCCTGCAGCGCATCGCCACCGCGCCCGGCGCCGTTTATCACCGGGTGCAGGATTTTTTCGTCACCCAGAGCCAGCTCGCGCAGGAAAACGCGCGATTGCGCCAGGAGCAGCTGCGGATGTCGGCGCGGCTGCAGCGGCTGGAAGCGCTGGAGGCAGAAAACGCGCACTTGCGCGCCCTACTGAAAGCCCGCGACCAGCACGCGCAAAAAGCCGTAGCGGCCGAGATCCTTTATGCGGAACGCAACCCCTTTAGCCGCAAGATCCTGGTCGACAAGGGCTCGATCCACGACGTCGTGGCGGGCCAGGTGGTCATCGATGCCGCGGGGGTCGTGGGACAAGTGACCCGCGTCTATCCCCTGCTCTCGGAGGTCACCCTCATCACCGACAAGGACCACGCGGTGCCCGTGCAGGTGGTGCGCACCGGGTTTCGCGCGATCGTTTTCGGGAGTGAGGACGGGGCCCTGGAGCTGCGCTACCTGCCGCTGTCGGCCGACATCGAGACCGGTGACCTCCTGGTCACGTCGGGCATTGACAGCGTCTACCCAGCCGGGCTTCCCGTAGCCAGAGTGACCAAGATCGAACGGGACGCCGGGCAATCGTTCGCCCGCATCGTGTGCCAGCCGGTGGCCGGCGTGGCGCAGCACCGGCAGGTCCTGATCCTGACCCGCGAAGAAGCGGTGCCGGCGCGGCCCGCTGAGGCGCCGGCCGAGTCGCCCAAGGCAGCGCGCAAGGAACGTTGA
- a CDS encoding rod shape-determining protein: MFGFLSSYFSNDLAIDLGTANTLIWVRGKGIVLNEPSVVAIRQEGGPNGKKVIQQVGLAAKQMLGRTPGNITAIRPMKDGVIADFTVTEQMLKQFIKRVHDSKLFSPSPRIVICVPCGSTQVERRAIRESAYGAGARKVELIEEPMAAAIGADLPVEEATGSMVVDIGGGTTEVGVISLGGIVYSNSVRVGGDKFDEAIINYIRRNYGMLIGETTAEEIKKEIGSAFPGSEVREKEVKGRNLAEGIPRSFTISSNEILEALTEPLNAIVSAVKQALEQTPPELGADIAEKGMVLTGGGALLRDIDRLLMEETGLPVIVADDPLTCVVRGSGRALERMDKLGSSIFTSD, from the coding sequence ATGTTCGGTTTTCTAAGCTCCTACTTTTCCAACGATCTCGCCATTGACCTCGGCACCGCCAATACCTTGATCTGGGTCCGCGGCAAGGGCATTGTTCTCAACGAGCCGTCCGTCGTGGCGATCCGCCAGGAGGGGGGGCCCAACGGCAAGAAGGTCATCCAGCAGGTGGGACTGGCAGCCAAGCAGATGCTCGGCCGCACCCCCGGCAACATCACCGCCATCCGACCGATGAAGGATGGGGTGATTGCCGACTTCACAGTCACCGAGCAGATGCTCAAGCAGTTCATCAAGAGGGTCCACGACTCCAAGCTCTTCTCTCCCAGCCCGCGCATCGTGATCTGCGTGCCCTGCGGTTCCACGCAGGTGGAGCGGCGGGCAATCCGCGAGTCCGCCTATGGAGCGGGGGCGCGCAAAGTGGAGCTGATCGAGGAACCCATGGCAGCGGCCATCGGCGCGGATCTGCCGGTGGAAGAAGCCACCGGTTCCATGGTGGTGGACATCGGCGGTGGCACCACCGAGGTGGGCGTCATCTCCCTGGGCGGGATCGTGTACTCCAACTCGGTGCGGGTGGGCGGCGATAAGTTCGACGAAGCCATCATCAATTACATTCGCCGCAACTATGGCATGCTGATCGGCGAGACGACGGCCGAAGAGATCAAGAAGGAGATCGGCTCCGCCTTCCCGGGGTCGGAGGTGCGGGAGAAAGAGGTGAAGGGCCGCAACCTCGCCGAGGGTATTCCCCGCAGTTTCACCATTTCCTCCAACGAGATCCTGGAAGCCCTGACCGAGCCCCTGAACGCCATCGTGAGCGCGGTCAAGCAGGCGCTGGAGCAAACGCCGCCCGAGCTGGGCGCGGACATCGCCGAAAAAGGCATGGTGCTCACCGGTGGCGGGGCGCTGCTGCGGGACATCGACCGGCTCCTCATGGAGGAAACAGGACTGCCGGTGATCGTGGCCGACGACCCGCTCACCTGCGTGGTGCGCGGCTCAGGCCGGGCGCTGGAACGAATGGACAAGCTGGGGAGCAGCATATTCACCAGCGACTGA
- the gatC gene encoding Asp-tRNA(Asn)/Glu-tRNA(Gln) amidotransferase subunit GatC yields MALSLDDVRRIAHLARIAIDEEEARAVLQQLTGIFALIEEMQAVNTAGIEPMAHAQDVILRLRPDEVTEPDQHELFQSNAPSVEAGLYLVPRVIE; encoded by the coding sequence ATGGCCCTTTCCCTCGACGACGTCCGGCGCATCGCCCACCTGGCGCGCATTGCCATCGACGAGGAGGAGGCCCGGGCGGTCCTGCAACAGCTTACCGGAATTTTCGCGCTGATCGAGGAAATGCAGGCGGTCAATACCGCCGGGATCGAGCCCATGGCCCATGCCCAGGACGTGATCCTGCGGCTGCGGCCCGACGAGGTGACCGAGCCCGACCAGCACGAGCTGTTCCAGTCGAACGCCCCCAGCGTCGAGGCCGGATTGTACCTGGTGCCCAGGGTCATCGAGTAA
- the gatA gene encoding Asp-tRNA(Asn)/Glu-tRNA(Gln) amidotransferase subunit GatA yields the protein MLNSSLKELSALLAARKISSVELTRFFLERAQRLNGRLNAFITLDPERSLAQAREADARRERGDAGPLTGIPVAQKDIFCAKGWLTTCGSKILSNFVAPYDAHVVERMNAAGIVNLGKTNMDEFAMGSSNETSYYGPVRNPWDPERVPGGSSGGSACAVAARMAPAATGTDTGGSIRQPAALCGVSGIKPTYGVVSRYGMIAFASSLDQGGPMARSAEDLALLLNVMAGFDVRDSTSLERAPEDYTRDLERSLAGLRIGLAEEYFAAGVAPDVARAVQAAVEEFRRLGCETVEVKLPNTRLSIPVYYVLAPAEASSNLARYDGVRYGYRAPAYQDLLDMYMKTRAQGFGAEVKRRILIGTYVLSHGYYDAYYLQAQKLRRLIAEDFRRAFERCDLIVGPTSPTTAFPLGSRTADPVQMYLSDIFTIAVNLAGLPGMSIPAGFDAQGLPVGLQIIGNYFGEARMLNAAHQYQKVTDWHLRMPPGLDGE from the coding sequence GTGCTGAATTCCAGCCTCAAAGAGCTGTCCGCCTTGCTGGCGGCCCGGAAGATCTCCAGCGTGGAGCTGACCCGCTTTTTTCTCGAGCGGGCCCAGCGACTAAACGGCCGGCTCAATGCCTTCATCACGCTGGATCCGGAACGCAGCCTCGCCCAGGCGCGGGAGGCCGATGCCCGCCGCGAACGCGGCGACGCGGGCCCCCTGACCGGCATCCCGGTGGCGCAAAAGGATATCTTTTGCGCCAAAGGGTGGCTGACCACCTGCGGGTCCAAGATCCTTTCCAACTTCGTCGCGCCCTACGACGCCCACGTGGTGGAGCGCATGAATGCGGCCGGCATTGTGAACCTGGGCAAAACCAACATGGACGAGTTTGCCATGGGCTCGTCCAACGAAACGTCCTACTACGGACCCGTGCGCAACCCTTGGGATCCGGAGCGGGTCCCGGGCGGCAGCTCCGGAGGTTCCGCTTGCGCCGTGGCCGCCCGCATGGCGCCTGCCGCCACGGGTACCGACACCGGCGGCTCCATCCGTCAGCCGGCGGCCCTGTGCGGCGTCTCCGGCATCAAGCCCACGTACGGCGTGGTTTCCCGGTACGGGATGATCGCGTTCGCCTCCAGCTTGGACCAGGGCGGTCCCATGGCCAGGTCGGCCGAGGACCTGGCGCTGCTGCTGAATGTCATGGCCGGGTTCGATGTACGGGATTCCACCAGCCTGGAGCGGGCGCCGGAAGACTATACCCGCGATCTGGAAAGGTCGCTCGCGGGCCTGCGGATCGGCCTGGCGGAGGAATACTTCGCCGCGGGCGTTGCCCCGGACGTGGCTCGGGCGGTACAGGCGGCGGTGGAGGAATTTCGCCGCTTAGGGTGCGAGACCGTGGAGGTGAAGCTGCCCAACACCCGGCTGTCGATCCCCGTGTACTACGTCCTGGCGCCCGCGGAGGCCTCGAGCAACCTGGCCCGCTACGACGGGGTGCGCTATGGCTACCGGGCCCCGGCGTATCAAGACCTGCTCGACATGTACATGAAGACCCGCGCCCAGGGCTTCGGGGCGGAAGTCAAGCGCCGTATCCTGATCGGCACTTACGTGCTGTCCCACGGCTACTACGATGCCTACTACCTCCAGGCGCAGAAGCTGCGGCGGCTGATCGCCGAGGACTTCCGGCGCGCGTTCGAGCGCTGCGACCTGATCGTGGGGCCCACCTCGCCCACCACCGCCTTCCCCCTCGGCAGCCGCACCGCCGACCCGGTGCAGATGTACCTTTCCGATATCTTCACCATCGCCGTCAACCTGGCTGGGCTGCCCGGGATGTCGATCCCCGCTGGATTCGATGCGCAGGGGTTGCCGGTGGGCCTGCAGATCATCGGCAACTACTTCGGGGAGGCGCGCATGCTGAACGCCGCCCACCAGTACCAGAAGGTGACCGACTGGCACCTCCGTATGCCGCCCGGCCTCGACGGAGAATGA
- the gatB gene encoding Asp-tRNA(Asn)/Glu-tRNA(Gln) amidotransferase subunit GatB, translating to MVREGWEVVIGLEVHAQLSTRSKIFSGASTAFGAAPNTQACAVDIALPGVLPVLNRGAVERAIRFGLAVNGRINRRSVFARKNYFYPDLPKGYQISQYELPIIVGGEIPIQVNGSEKVVRLTRAHLEEDAGKSLHEDFHGMTGIDLNRAGTPLLEIVSEPDLCSSEEAVAYAKALHSLVRWIDICDGNMQEGSFRCDANVSVRRVGDKALGTRCEIKNLNSFRFLERAIDYEVERQIEILEDGGRIVQETRLFDPETGQTRSMRTKEEAHDYRYFPDPDLPPLVVSEEWIEQVRSTLPELPQAKRSRYQREFGLSAYDAGVLTATKEMAAYFEALVAQLPQEPKLCANWVMGELAGWLNREGLEIGASPISPGQLAGLLRRLLDGTLSGKLAKEVFEAMARGEARGEDAADRIIDARGLRQISDSGELERVVEAIIAANPEQVAQYRAGKEKVFAYFVGQAMKATRGKANPAQLNEILKRKLVGEQGAGA from the coding sequence ATGGTACGGGAAGGCTGGGAAGTGGTGATCGGGCTCGAAGTGCACGCGCAGTTGTCGACCCGCTCCAAGATCTTTTCCGGGGCTTCCACCGCCTTCGGCGCCGCGCCCAACACCCAGGCCTGCGCGGTGGACATCGCGCTGCCCGGCGTGCTGCCGGTGCTCAACCGCGGCGCCGTGGAGCGAGCCATCAGGTTCGGCCTGGCGGTCAACGGCAGGATCAACCGCCGCTCGGTGTTCGCGCGCAAGAACTACTTCTATCCCGACCTTCCCAAGGGCTACCAGATCAGCCAATACGAGCTGCCCATCATCGTCGGCGGCGAGATTCCGATTCAGGTCAACGGCAGCGAGAAGGTGGTTCGGCTCACCCGCGCCCATCTGGAAGAGGACGCGGGAAAGTCCCTCCACGAGGACTTCCATGGCATGACCGGCATTGACTTGAATCGCGCCGGCACGCCGCTGCTTGAGATCGTTTCCGAGCCGGACCTGTGTTCTTCGGAAGAGGCGGTGGCCTACGCCAAGGCGCTTCACTCGCTGGTACGCTGGATTGACATCTGCGACGGCAACATGCAGGAGGGGTCGTTCCGCTGCGACGCCAACGTCTCGGTGCGACGGGTTGGGGACAAGGCGCTGGGCACCCGCTGCGAGATCAAGAACCTCAACTCGTTCCGGTTCCTGGAGCGGGCCATCGACTACGAGGTGGAGCGGCAGATCGAGATCCTGGAGGACGGGGGCCGCATCGTGCAGGAGACGCGGCTTTTCGACCCAGAGACGGGGCAGACGCGCTCCATGCGCACCAAGGAGGAGGCCCACGACTATCGCTACTTCCCCGACCCCGACCTGCCGCCCCTGGTGGTGAGCGAGGAGTGGATCGAGCAGGTGCGCTCCACGCTCCCCGAGCTGCCGCAGGCCAAGCGCAGCCGTTACCAGCGGGAATTCGGGCTGTCCGCCTATGACGCGGGGGTGCTCACCGCCACCAAGGAGATGGCGGCCTACTTCGAGGCCTTGGTGGCTCAGCTGCCGCAGGAGCCCAAGCTGTGCGCCAACTGGGTGATGGGGGAACTTGCCGGCTGGCTCAACCGCGAAGGCCTGGAGATCGGGGCAAGCCCTATTTCCCCCGGCCAGCTGGCGGGGTTGCTCAGACGCCTGCTGGACGGCACCCTCTCGGGCAAGCTCGCCAAGGAGGTGTTCGAGGCCATGGCCCGGGGTGAAGCCCGGGGAGAGGATGCGGCCGACCGCATCATCGACGCCCGGGGGCTGCGGCAAATCTCCGACAGCGGCGAGCTGGAGCGGGTGGTGGAGGCGATCATCGCCGCCAATCCGGAGCAGGTGGCCCAGTACCGGGCCGGCAAGGAAAAGGTGTTCGCCTACTTCGTCGGTCAGGCGATGAAGGCGACCCGCGGCAAGGCCAATCCGGCCCAGCTCAACGAGATCCTCAAGCGCAAGTTGGTCGGCGAGCAAGGCGCGGGCGCGTGA
- a CDS encoding DUF4124 domain-containing protein produces the protein MATSAEQRHTSRALLAAIAFAATVIAPAADAKMYKCTDAKGRTYYTDKLTPDCVQQGTQEMNKRGIVIREYAAGQIPGQNSIKKEETRKSPEEEREAIERERRDRALLATYASEKEIDLARDRNLEQAGLVLQSLRAREKNAVDKVTKLSGEAGKFTAQNKPVPDWLKEELANAERELAAIKAQVVSKQREMESIRARFEADKERYRELTQKQGEMRK, from the coding sequence TTGGCAACATCGGCCGAGCAGCGGCACACTTCACGCGCGCTGCTCGCCGCCATAGCGTTCGCCGCCACGGTCATCGCGCCAGCCGCCGATGCCAAGATGTACAAGTGCACGGACGCCAAGGGCCGGACCTATTACACCGACAAACTCACGCCGGACTGCGTTCAACAAGGCACGCAGGAAATGAACAAGCGCGGCATCGTCATCCGGGAGTACGCGGCCGGGCAAATCCCGGGGCAGAACTCGATCAAGAAGGAAGAAACCAGGAAGAGCCCCGAGGAGGAACGAGAGGCGATCGAGCGGGAGCGCCGCGACCGGGCGCTGCTCGCCACCTACGCCAGCGAGAAGGAGATCGATCTCGCCCGGGACCGGAATCTGGAGCAGGCCGGCCTCGTGCTGCAGAGCTTGCGGGCGCGCGAAAAAAACGCTGTGGACAAGGTGACAAAGCTCTCGGGGGAAGCGGGAAAATTCACCGCTCAGAACAAGCCCGTGCCCGACTGGCTCAAAGAAGAGCTTGCCAACGCCGAGCGAGAGCTAGCCGCCATCAAGGCGCAGGTCGTATCAAAGCAGCGGGAGATGGAAAGCATCCGAGCGCGCTTCGAGGCGGACAAAGAGCGTTACCGGGAGCTGACCCAAAAACAGGGAGAAATGAGAAAGTAA